The following proteins are co-located in the Rhea pennata isolate bPtePen1 chromosome 2, bPtePen1.pri, whole genome shotgun sequence genome:
- the SALL3 gene encoding sal-like protein 3, producing the protein MSRRKQAKPQHLKSDEELQAEVVSEHAVPGEGADDGDSGNESRSGSEETNVCEKCCAEFFKWTDFLEHKKSCTKNPLVLIVNEDEAAPPPVEEFPEPSPASSPSDQAESEAAEESTQPENGESCEVKTTEKEEEPMEVETSAEKSFQSQGTSNTATPLPQIPEPSSMTNYNMPNTNVTLETLLSTKVAVAQFSQNARSATSASVGSGVTAVAIPMILEQLMALQQQQIHQLQLIEQIRSQVAMMNRQPLRPSLNPVVASQSAPVQAASQLQGFATSSAVQLAAVIPPAIVGQVASSQPSAFDASQHISRPTSGASTPNISSNGSSAPPESGVPSSSNAITSIPPVSVSNTTNSASQPQNASTPPSLGHGSLTSVSSLPNPLLPQTSSNSVIFPNPLVSIAATANALDPLSALMKHRKGKPPNVSVFEPKSSSEDPFFKHKCRFCAKVFGSDSALQIHLRSHTGERPFKCNICGNRFSTKGNLKVHFQRHKEKYPHIQMNPYPVPEYLDNVPTCSGIPYGMSLPPEKPVTTWLDSKPVLPTVPTSIGLQLPPTIPGVNSYGDSPSITPMSRSPQRPSPASSECTSLSPSLNNSESGVPVSAESPQPIQSGSSLTKAEPVSLPPANTRLGDLTAGGQVSTASTSSIPTAVTDSSISTSLPNPVLPVMSDQFKAKFPFGGLLDSMQTSETSKLQQLVENIDKKMTDPNQCVICHRVLSCQSALKMHYRTHTGERPFKCKICGRAFTTKGNLKTHFGVHRAKPPLRVQHSCPICQKKFTNAVVLQQHIRMHMGGQIPNTPLPEGFQDAMDSELSYDEKNVDTLSNFDDDIDENSMEEDPELKDTASDSSKPLISYSGSCPSSPPSVISSIAALENQMKMIDSVMNCQQLTSLKSIENGSGESDHLSNDSSSAVGDLESQSAGSPAMSESSSSMQALSPVNSNSESFRSKSPGLSNQEEPQEIQLKTEKPDSPPPATENGGALDLTSTNPGRPIIKEEAPFSLLFLNRERGPSQSTPSLVTSTAPTMIKMEVNGHSKPISLGEVPSLPAGIQVPAAPQTVMSPGITPMLAPPPRRTPKQHNCQSCGKTFSSASALQIHERTHTGEKPFGCTICGRAFTTKGNLKVHMGTHMWNNAPARRGRRLSVENPMALLGGDALKFSEMFQKDLAARAMNVDPNFWNQYAAAITNGLAMKNNEISVIQNGGIPQLPVSLGGGAIPPLSNITSGMDKARTGSSPPIVGLDKASSETGASRPFTRFIEDNKEIGIN; encoded by the exons CAGTCCCAGGAGAAGGAGCAGATGATGGTGACAGCGGGAACGAAAGTAGGAGCGGAAGCGAAGAAACCAACGTTTGTGAAAAATGCTGTGCAGAGTTCTTCAAGTGGACAGACTTCCTGGAGCACAAGAAGAGCTGCACTAAAAACCCGCTGGTGCTGATTGTGAACGAAGATGAAGCGGCTCCACCTCCCGTGGAAGAGTTCCCCGAGCCGTCGCCCGCCAGCTCTCCTAGTGACCAGGCAGAGAGTGAAGCCGCTGAGGAAAGCACCCAGCCAGAAAATGGCGAAAGCTGTGAGGtaaaaaccacagaaaaggaagaagagccGATGGAGGTAGAAACTTCTGCGGAGAAAAGTTTCCAGAGTCAAGGCACCTCAAACACAGCTACTCCTCTACCTCAGATCCCTGAACCATCTTCCATGACAAACTATAACATGCCAAACACTAATGTTACGTTAGAGACTCTGCTGAGCACGAAAGTGGCGGTCGCCCAGTTTTCGCAGAACGCGAGGTCCGCCACCTCGGCGAGTGTCGGCAGCGGCGTCACCGCTGTGGCTATCCCCATGATTCTGGAGCAGCTCATggcgctgcagcagcagcagattcaCCAGCTCCAGTTAATCGAACAGATCCGCAGTCAGGTGGCGATGATGAACCGCCAGCCGCTGCGGCCTTCTCTGAATCCCGTCGTCGCCTCCCAGAGCGCTCCCGTGCAAGCGGCGAGCCAGCTGCAAGGATTTGCCACGAGCTCCGCGGTTCAGCTCGCTGCAGTCATCCCCCCTGCCATCGTGGGACAGGTCGCCAGCAGCCAGCCTTCTGCCTTCGATGCCTCTCAGCACATCTCAAGACCTACGTCTGGAGCGAGTACACCCAATATATCCAGCAATGGCTCTTCTGCCCCACCAGAATCGGGCGTACCCTCCTCCTCTAATGCAATTACGTCCATACCTCCCGTTTCTGTATCGAACACTACTAACAGTGCTTCACAGCCCCAGAATGCTTCAACTCCACCTTCACTAGGACATGGAAGCCTCACCTCAGTTTCCAGCCTGCCAAACCCACTTCTACCTCAGACTTCATCAAATAGTGTGATCTTTCCCAATCCGCTGGTTAGCATTGCCGCAACAGCTAATGCGTTAGATCCTCTGTCCGCTCTTATGAAGCACCGCAAAGGAAAGCCACCAAATGTGTCTGTGTTTGAACCCAAGTCAAGCTCTGAGgatcctttttttaaacataaatgtcGCTTTTGTGCCAAGGTCTTTGGAAGTGACAGTGCTTTACAAATACACCTCCGCTCACATACAGGGGAGAGACCTTTTAAATGTAACATATGCGGAAACCGCTTTTCCACAAAGGGCAACCTGAAAGTTCATTTTCAGAGGCACAAAGAGAAATACCCTCATATTCAGATGAACCCATATCCTGTTCCAGAATACCTCGATAACGTGCCCACTTGCTCTGGAATTCCATATGGGATGTCGCTGCCCCCAGAAAAGCCAGTCACAACGTGGTTAGATAGCAAACCTGTTTTACCAACTGTCCCAACTTCCATTGGGCTCCAGCTGCCTCCCACTATACCTGGTGTGAACAGTTACGGAGATTCTCCGAGTATTACTCCCATGAGCAGGTCACCCCAGAGGCCTTCTCCTGCCTCCAGCGAATGCACTTCTTTATCCCCGAGCCTAAACAATTCGGAATCGGGCGTTCCAGTGTCTGCTGAATCCCCGCAGCCAATTCAGAGTGGCTCCTCTCTGACTAAAGCCGAACCTGTCAGTCTGCCTCCCGCAAACACACGGCTCGGAGACCTTACTGCAGGTGGGCAGGTTTCCACTGCTTCCACGTCTTCAATCCCTACTGCTGTTACGGACAGCAGCATTTCAACAAGCCTCCCAAACCCCGTGCTTCCAGTAATGTCTGACCAGTTTAAGGCAAAGTTTCCGTTCGGTGGTCTCCTAGACTCTATGCAAACATCAGAAACCTCAAAACTACAACAGCTAGTAGAGAACATTGATAAGAAGATGACAGATCCAAATCAATGTGTCATTTGTCACCGTGTGCTTAGTTGTCAGAGTGCTCTCAAGATGCATTACAGAACGCATACAGGAGAAAGaccatttaaatgcaaaatttgtgGACGTGCCTTTACTACAAAAGGCAATCTGAAAACGCATTTTGGAGTTCATCGAGCGAAGCCACCACTTAGGGTACAGCATTCGTGTCCCATTTGTCAGAAGAAATTTACAAATGCGGTTGTTCTTCAGCAGCATATTCGTATGCATATGGGGGGGCAAATTCCAAACACACCGCTGCCAGAGGGCTTCCAAGATGCCATGGACTCGGAGCTTTCCTATGATGAGAAGAACGTTGACACGCTGAGCAACTTTGATGACGATATTGATGAAAATTCTATGGAAGAGGACCCAGAGTTAAAGGACACAGCAAGCGACTCGTCCAAACCCCTTATTTCTTACTCTGGGTCGTGTCCTTCTTCGCCACCTTCTGTGATCTCTAGTATTGCTGCTTTGGAgaatcaaatgaaaatgattgATTCTGTCATGAACTGTCAGCAACTGACCAGTTTAAAATCCATAGAGAATGGATCGGGGGAAAGTGACCATTTGAGCAATGACTCCTCGTCGGCCGTTGGCGATCTCGAGAGCCAGAGTGCAGGCAGCCCTGCAATGTCAGAATCTTCTTCCTCCATGCAAGCTTTGTCTCCTGTAAATAGCAATAGTGAAAGTTTCCGATCAAAATCTCCAGGTCTTAGCAACCAGGAAGAACCACAAGAAATACaattaaagacagaaaaaccaGACAGTCCACCACCTGCAACTGAAAATGGAGGCGCATTAGATCTGACATCCACCAACCCGGGAAGACCGATCATCAAAGAGGAAGCTCCTTTTAGCCTGCTGTTCCTGAACAGAGAACGTG GTCCCAGCCAAAGTACTCCTAGCCTGGTCACCAGTACAGCGCCTACCATGATCAAAATGGAAGTGAATGGTCACAGCAAGCCGATCTCTTTGGGTGAGGTTCCCTCGCTTCCAGCTGGAATCCAGGTTCCTGCTGCACCACAGACAGTGATGAGTCCGGGAATCACCCCCATGCTGGCACCCCCCCCACGCCGGACTCCCAAGCAGCACAACTGCCAGTCGTGCGGAAAGACCTTCTCCTCAGCAAGTGCACTGCAGATACATGAACGCACCCATACTGGTGAAAAACCATTTGGTTGCACAATCTGTGGTAGAGCTTTTACCACAAAGGGGAATCTTAAG GTTCACATGGGAACTCACATGTGGAATAACGCCCCTGCAAGACGTGGTCGCCGACTCTCTGTAGAAAACCCCATGGCTTTGCTAGGTGGCGATGCTCTGAAGTTCTCCGAAATGTTCCAGAAGGATTTGGCTGCTCGGGCCATGAACGTTGACCCCAATTTTTGGAACCAATATGCTGCAGCTATCACTAACGGACTTGCTATGAAGAACAATGAGATTTCTGTCATACAGAACGGAGGCATTCCCCAGCTCCCAGTAAGTTTAGGCGGAGGTGCCATCCCGCCTTTAAGTAACATTACCAGTGGCATGGACAAAGCTCGCACTGGCAGCAGCCCTCCCATTGTTGGTTTGGACAAAGCAAGTTCTGAAACTGGAGCCAGTCGTCCGTTCACCAGATTTATTGAGGATAATAAAGAGATTGGCATAAATTAA